TGGGTGAACATTTGATGAAGTTTTTTATCGGTCATCGACTGCGGTAGATAGTTGATTATCAGGTTCGTCATGCTTGTGTCTTGTGGCTCCATTTCGGCGTTCGTTGAGGgtactgttgttgttgttattgtcgCTGATGCCGCTGCTGAGGTCGGTACTGCGTTAATCGTGTACGGCGTACGGAGGAGGAGGCGGCGGTGGCGACGGGTACTGGTGGTgctattgttgttgttgttgctgtcgttgctgttgttgttgttgttacaACCACTGCTACTGccactgctgctgctgcttctACTGCTGCTATTGCTATGGTCCTGTTTCaccggcggtggtggcggcggcgacgacaACGACAACAGACCTTTATCGGGGATGATGAGGGTGACGGCGTTGGTTGTCGTGCGCGCGACGAAACGGTTTTGTTTTCGCGGGGCAATGGTTGGTGATtcgcgcggcggcggcggacacAACGGATTATGATGGTAGGAAGTGCATGAGGGGGGAATCGCGTGTGGAATaaagtggaaaaaaataataagaaacgcACACGGGAAAACGAAAACGGCCGATAGATTAACTACACTCAATACTCAAAAGTAGTGAGCTTGGCAACACGAACCGGGTGACGATGACGGGGAGTGCGGGTCCGACGGGTTGGGAAGGCGGGGGCGGGGCGCGGATCGATAGAGCTACGCGAGCGCAGTGGTGCCAACGACGCCACCAGCAGCCACCACAAGTAATAAAGATATACAGACGGGGAACGGGACATTAGTCGGACTAGTCGCACCAGTAATCAGTCCTGTACTCCTGTCTTCCTGGTCTACCTAACTACCGTACTGATCCGCTGAGACTGAGTACTGACTACTCCAACTTGCCAAGTGGCAAGTGGCATCTTGACACTTCCAAGATCCAAGTATCCTTCTTGAGATCCTCGTCACTCGTGAGTCGTGGCCGACGTccgtaaaaaaaacatactaacCTAACCACGGATGTCGACGGCTAACCGGTCCGAGTGGAAACTACTGGCAAGTGCCGGTGAAATCCAAGAAGTGATTCGATTCACGTAAAGAGAtaagattaatgattataagttatgacttatgacatGGTACCACAGAAAACAGAGATACAGATCATTCTGCAATTTTGTGACTGTACCGACTATCGGCTGGCCAGTGGCCACGTCTGACTATTCACTGTTTTGTCTCGGTGATGGACCCAGGGGCGGCTTCAGATCAATTTcgtgaagggggggggggcattttAGTCTTGAATACCGCTTTGCTAATCAAAAACTTAACATCTATATGATTGATGTTTGTGTCTAGGTTCTGTATTATCTATgtacaaaaaattaactaaatttataaaatgtattatttatccaTTGGCGAAAACAGAACATCGACTTATGGAGAGGCGGTAGCCCCCTTCGCCACCCCCCTGGACtggtcacataataatatatagtcattaaaatgaatataatttatagccggTGTCACTGGGCCACTGGTATATAGACAGTAAATAGATGTTGCACGTTTGACGTTAGTACGTTACCACAGCTAACGTGacgtttttacgatttttttttacctaaaatagttttacttttattatagcttagcattgattaaatataggtacttaatatatttaatcaatgagcTATAAAATGGTTGTTTTGACTTGTACAGACGCGTCAACGCTTGTCATtacctatagtatttatttattagagctGGGCCGATAGTACTTTTTTCCGATATCCGATATTCCGATTTATTATTTTGCCGATATAAAACCGATAGCCGGTCCgatattttatttccataaaccgatataaaaatacttaaaaacccgatatatttttcaaaaaccgaTACCCGATATATAAACCGACGTAACATTTAAATGATGTGGCATATCAAAACATATTAGATTTTCgcaacgataaataataataaattaataaataataaatattaataattttacaatttatcaataaaatcataacCGCGGTAagtaggagaaataattaaataataaataaacgaaattgaatttaaattgtgaATGCATGGTGTTTACTGTGTTTACCAAATCATttgttgtttacataatatgtctaaaaatagCGTTATCGGTATAACCATCACCATTACATACAAATTGATATGCGACTGTATTATATCGGTTTTACTAtcggttcaaaaaaaaaaccgatagtACCAATATCGGATATCGATATCGGTAGCTCTACTATTTATCAcggcttaatattttaatttatagatataaatggACATTTTACTGAGATACAGGCATACAGCATTCGGGGCTAATCGCAATAAAAGCAGtgctaactattatttttttactcccTAGATCTCGTGGCGGCCAAACGTAATGTTaacattacaaacatttttatgtttattccaGAACAAActaagaatatatatttatttaagtaacttaattattatttattttttgggcaTACTTTGACTGATAAgtgattattattgatgtaatGCTGTTATACGCTcgaatagttatttaaaaataaaccatgACTACCGTAATCTCAAAACCATTTGAGCAGTAagtgtttaaaagttaaaagtaatagTCGTAATACTTATTTAGATACCCAAGTAATTACCATTTTcatctactataatatttatcaagcaTAGCGTGTGTTAATGAAGTACTGTTTCTATAGGTAGTAGGCACATACAAACTTAACTATCAGGGGGCATTTAGAATATTCCAGTATTATTTGACACTTGACGAAAGAGCCGTGGTATGAATTCCCATCCCTGGTGCCTGAAAGTGCgtaccaattttattttgacaacATTATGTTTaagcaaaatttaaaataattgttaataggtatctaccttttttttaaatatttattttaaattttagattcatgTTGTCtaattagtaaaatgtatttttgtgagTGTTGGTTGTCAACGGTTGTCAAGTATAGCATTCAATAACATAAGAACTTCAAATTCATACACATTTAATTAATCATACATGATGAATAGACACaatttattctaaattaaagataatataatgaaatcatTCACTATAGaactatgtaatttatttaatgcttaatatgaaaattcttgagaataattattaattgttattacttattacatatacctattcaataataatattaaaacaaaaataatttatctatacaatttggCAATACTTAGTGCACAGCATTTGTAACctacttgtaaaataatatttcttgcaacatattttttttttctttatgtaaatacaaaatcagtaatatacattatacaatgatagtGCAGTGTTTAttgtgttgtataaaatattcataggtaatcttaacaataattagttttctatttaacaaagaaaaatattttaagtataatacattattatttttaacttaaatcaagtaattaaaatgtataatgaactgatgatgatgatggtggTATCCAAGGTTTATAAACTgcatctgaattttttttttttttacctaaaggtagttaattttataaaatataaacattatttaaattaaacatattatagtgttagacattacaccatataatataatatcattgttactAGTTATTACACAAGTCAAGAGAACATACTAACATGGTGTATGTGTTATTGTTGTCTAATTAACACATAACTCCAAAATATAAGTTCAGCGGTTCCAATTTTGTGTAATATgctttaaggggattcgataccgtgattttctgtttttgtctaacacacgcgtgacatagtattttagacgtgtttttttccaaacataccaattgatctaatgaagcgataagaattctaaaaacagatttgaattcgtcatcaattctacttgaaatcgactttcccacatttttgattttttgattttagcttctccaaaaattgaaaaacaaaaatgtttaaattcctcttttttttatatgactttttctggaatttgggggctaatatcaaaaatgtggaaaagttgacttcaagtagacttgatgacaaattcaaatctgcttacagaattcttatcgcttcattagatcaattggtatgtttggcaaaaaacacgtctaaaatactatgtaacGCGTGTGTTAgaagaaaacagaaaatcacggtatcaaaTCCCCTTAAacattaaagtgaattgacttaTATCATCAagcttaaaagaaaaaacattttctgtATTTTCTTGTTGggattatatgatattttaatgtttaatcaatttatgagtagatactaggtacataatttaaaaatcctcATCtcgtttaaacattaaaatataaaatccaacgagaacacagataatgtccTTATAATTAAGTTTGGTAATTAGTCAATCCACTCTAATAACAACATGAAATTGGAACTGCTGAAAGCTGATTTTCTGTTGTTGaccgtttgtaagacagagacaacatatGAGATTAGAGTGTTTAcctcttaatttaatattgatttattaccaGCAAATTTAGGAACAGtagtttttttatgttcatttaGGTGTTTTTTAACtgcattaatattttccaaatatgcAAATGGATTTCCAGTACTTAGCTCATTATCATCAATAGAAGTTAATgacattgaattattttgatgacTACAATTTAGTTTGTGTTCGTTAAAAATATCtgcaatcataatttatatttaatcaaatatattatgtaaaaaaacaaatattttaaaaaaggtgagCAAGTGGGTACccctctgctgtacattaggtgttATGATGGTAATTGTAATGGAAGTTTTTgtgaatttaaattcaatgataaatcattggatTCAGAGCGAAGACGATCTGAAATACtactatactaaatattatattatatgaaaataatataatatcatatcataatgatatatttatgttgctatgaatgtaaattattctactaatagtaatacagtaaattaaactaattttggctgaaaacattgcatttgaaaatgtcaatatgtataaaatataataatttactttaaaagtttcaagtacacaCGAGgccacaaataataattttaaataaattacaactaaaatacgttattgttaaatatctaattacgtctaaatttgaataaaaatcaaaatatctaaaaaaaaactttgtttgtatatttttaagatttttttggaACAGTATGAAGATTAactacttatgagttataataaacattgtattcaatttttacattttttgactcatcaaagtttttttaccagcatttaaaacaaaaaaactataataaatcaaaaatgtaaaattactgcAAATAGTTcagtgtcaaaatattttgaacattttttcatgtatagaaaatcttaataaaaacaGTTAGTAAAAATGTAGAGTATCGACAAGAGAAATTTACaccaaataaacaatattgattttgtcaaaaactggttttctGCAAAAACTCTCGTtttcctttaatttttatttttggtttttcccaattattaagaaaagtactgggaatttttCACTTTTGATTCAATAGATAGATCTATAACTATATCTAATTTGCTTCCAAAAACcactttttaagttaaaaatcaataaatttataatttatcactcagttcagaatctaaaactagcTAAATATACTTGCTAAaagccagtggcgtatttaggaatttgttatggggagggtccagataattttcagaaaacagaGCCGTGGGGGGCAAAGCCTCCCACACCACccaattactctttattaaataaatataccctatttataagaaaatttaaaatttttgagtttttaattggtattaaataaccaaaacaaatttaaaaaagcaggtaagtggatgtcactctactgtacagtagattacaagtgggtcaatgtatgatggattgtattacacttgaattcaatgatataatatcattttaaaaggaaaacgattctaagcggagatgatttgttagtctggatattttatattgttattatttattatagcccgtaagttgaattaatgttgaaatatattttttgtttatattctttattgtctatgatgataaacaaagctttagaaattaaaatcccatttttagaggttttttgtaatttgtcggtggtttttcccgtgacattaaataactattgagaaaaatgacctgcttaaagtaccatgttaatccaatttgctaaaagataagataggtactacatattgacatcaaagcactccttctggcattaattttgtatacaggataaaaaaaaactgtaaaaccactagcttcatcgctccgctcagaatctaatatagttatgttctaacttttataaaaatatttcttaaaatacattacttcattcaatgttgatcttagataacttttcaactttttaaggttgaaaaagATCCCTCTAGTATCTAGATCCCCTGTAGATACTGGCAATGaaaaaaccacaaaatatttgaattaaaaaatgaactcgatatttttcaacaattttcagtacccaactgataacaaaaaaatcactatattaattgaaaatgttgataactgaagCATTTAACACgagtcaatgggggggggggggggggtcggaCCCCATGGACCTCCCCctctaaatacgccactgctaaAAGCATAATGAATAGTAATAAAGTAGGtatcaatagtattataaaatattatataataatataatatatttttaatttacagtgaATTCCGCCTAATGTGAACACAGGGCATCagcgtaatatttttttgatccaATTCCAATATATACTAACTTACTAATTTCCGTTTATATGGCCAACCGTTTTATGTGGACAAATGAGTTTGGTACCAATGTGCTTACATTTTGAGAAACATAAATCTAGTCTGGGTAACCAATATACTTACTTaaaggaataatattttgaacacaaATTCTATCAATAGATGAATCAGCGTGACAATCAAACCAATTTTGACGTCGgaattcaataatttcattCAACCACTTTTCGTCAACATCTGTCAGATATGGCGTTTTAAAACGCTTTGAGCATATTAATTTTGGAAAGGAttcgttttttgtttgttcCATACGATTACAGTAACATTCACTAATTTTAGGTCTTGATGTTACAGAtggtgataatttaatatattcaaaatctctaatttttttgtcagaaaccttgttttttaaatattttttctcaatccagggttttgatgaaaaatgttCAATCGGTGtatcattattgattatttttttacatacagagCACCCCAGACGGCTTTTCTTTGTGTTTAGGTCGGATACTGTAGAATATCCTTTGACTCCCATAACActagtttatataatacattatcagCTTCAACAaatctaaaacatattttttttacattggatatataaattatttaaattatcaacttTCAAAGTCAACTGTATAATCCAGCTCATATGCttattataactactattacagattatatatattcaaataaatgttaaaaataaaaataaaataatttctattactttttaaatgctgtgaaaaaataaaaaaataaaataaaattaagctaaaactaaattatttctaaattaataattttgatgttttgaaaaaataatattatgtacattgattaaaatattaaatatattatgttaatatttaatcaatggtttGTATCTAATTTGAcgttttacattaaattgttataaaatattattagtactaaactaaaatgtaccaaaatttttttttacatctcaCTTAACTGTCAGACATCTgacataattcaaaatattattttatgatacaattttaattattttaaatcatgcaaaattattattattataacttttaaaatttgtaaaaggTCACATACCACATACTGCTAGATGTGCTAAATGTGtccgtatttaattttatcacaaaaacaataaaattgtaagtttttGTGCAGCAAATCTAgatttaaacttaactttaccTAAAacggttatattttataatgaatcaaatttttcatcaagcatattatctaatttttgaTGTCTAGCCATATTTGATAAGACTGCATCTAAACTAGTAGTCTTCTTCTTAGCACTTccttttaattcttttttaccATCCATACGATTTAAGTTCATATGTGATATATCttcttcaaaatcaaaatcggaTTGATCCAATgatctataataaattgtattttgtaatttttttaataaattagttgatTTATTTAACAAGTCTATCATACTCTGCAATATCACAAAGTTCATTAGTACTACTCTGAGATACTTGACTATCGTCTGGTGTTAATTCCCTTCGTCCGGGACAAGTCCATTCTAGTTTTAAAGATGTAACATTAGCTGACTCCAAAGTTTTGTACAACGAATAAATTTCGGATGGTTCAGGATAACATTCATTCatctacaaattaaaaatatatttaaatataaaatttaaatttaataaatgtgatcaagtaaaaataaaatttaaaatgttggataaatatttaaattattatataaatccgaGGTTTCTATACATATCTGGCTGTTTTAAGATTTGTTGCCATAGGTACAGTATCAATGCTATTGTTGATAAaacacaaatatgaaataatgtttaataattttattgtactgtaccacataattaaataatatgtattaaatttgattgtttggtttgaaatgtattgtaaaaactaataaatcaaatacagAAACAAGATACTAAGAATTTTcagatttgattttaaatttcttgtttgtttaattagtttatattgatatttgttttgctcgacttcaaaatgtttaatacatttcagTATGTCAGTatgtctattatttattagagtTTTCATGGAAAATGAAACTATGAAAATAACATACGCAAATTTCATAGTCAAAATTAAACTAGGTaccaaactataaatattttattttataaaaagtaatgatattttgttgtataattacCTGGTTATGTTTAAAACCGTAATTTTCATCATCAGAACATTCTATTATATCTTgtgtaataaaatgttcagacattatttttttaaataccaagagtaatagtaaaatgtaaaagttaaaatatattaatagttatctCTTAACTCCTCCAcagacttaaaatttaaatattaaaccataaaattactaataattgtcATTTGAGCTAAATtgagtaggtatttgaaatatatttttaagtcgatttgtataaaagtataaaagttaaTCATTACAAgatgataataagtaataaccacggtttaagatagaaatatagaatggtTGAGCGACGATTCATACAATCCCACGGTACATTACGGCTGAAaagtttcttatcaaataaatgtttttactccCTGGATACTAGCGCTTCCAGTGCCAACATGGCCTATCACTAAATGTTGGcgccaaaaacaataataattccagACGgcattttactatttactataaaatttagccataccacagaatagaaaataaatagaattctATTCTGTTAAACTGTAAACATACTACAGAATATAGCAATAGTCATACACATAAAAAGAGATAAAGGATATGTTAATTCGCGCCAATTCTATTaaccatgatattataataattgtggttattgtgaattaattataaaattttcatacttctttttatgttaatttaaaaatgccaaGTTATTGCTGTGTACATGAGCCTCACGAGGCATCAAAATCTCTTTTTGGAGTCCCCAAAAATGcagagattaaaatattgtgggAAGAAGCATTAGGGatgcaacttaaaaaaagtcatagggtgaatttattttctttagaaaTTTTTTGGTACCATTAGACAAGTTGCTAGTCCCAATGACCACCCTGCTACACCTACATTTTTACAACTATACAGAATGTTATCgatatattcaataatcaagCCCCCCAAATCAGGAAATTGTTGTATACTAGAAggtaaacaattcattttttcactaatttaagtactttttcatatttattcttGTAGAAAATATCCCAGTTATTACAAtctgtgggtaagtggatgtcgctctgctgtacagtaggttacaagtgggtcactttataatggatagtattaaagatataatatcaccgtataagaaaaacgattctgagtgaagacggtatgtcagtctaggtaggtaagtataagattaacatattatatacttatctatggtattaaaaaaaaattaaccaatattaggtatctataataaattccaaattaatcatagtATCATAcctatcacaatatccattaggtacttataacgcgttatacatcaacaacaaatcgtggtactatcatagatatataatagtatactttagaagtttcaagtactcacgaataatattattaatacaatcacaacgaaataactaaaatagttattctaggttttttaaaatttttaatatataatttcgtccaaatttgaacttaaaattactataaaaataaactgtgcttatgtatttttatagattttttggtaacagaattaactacttacgtggaattttgttttaaattttccatccttagatataaaagttgaacattttataaatttttaattacgaaatgaatattcaattttaaatttcataaattttgtcaaaattcgatctttaaatgcttataaaaaaaaatcgtgcctatNNNNNNNNNNNNNNNNNNNNNNNNNNNNNNNNNNNNNNNNNNNNNNNNNNTTGCAAGGTCGTGAGGTTAGTAATATTCCGGAAGATCATAAACTAGTATATTTACTCATTTGACGTACCTAATTATTTCTATGAACCAACCAACTAATAAGGTGATTTTTTTTCTGACCTTAAACTCCTATACAAAAAAACTTAAGCTCTAGgttataaaatctattattttaattccagtacctactattatggcCCAGCCTCATGTGGTTCTACTGCTGACATTCAGATTACAATAGTAATTTGTAAtcgtcaataaaaaaaaggtgggctggtgggtgtcgctctgctgtacataagttttcaagtgggtcactgtaatggattgtgttaaatctgaattcaatgatataatatcattgtataagaaaaatgattctgagcaaaaaCGGTCAATCAACGgtctatgatattaataaatatattttatgatattattgtgaatagagtaatttatatataacccatttacgtggaaccttgttttaaatttttaatctctagctataaaagttgaacattttgtaaatttttaactacaaaataattattaaattttaaatttgataaattttgtcaaaatttgaacattaaatgcttataaaacaaattgtgcccatgtatttttaatatttttcattgtaacaacgtatcaggagctttgcattaaattttcacgcttttttacccaacatacaaaattttattgatatttatagaaaaaaaaaactaaaaaaattgaaaactgacaatgtctgtaaatagcttggtgtatagaaaatgaaaataaaaacattataatcatattgtaaaaatatgaatttcaaacgctcataaaaatttaatttgattgtagacattttttttcgataaaggtagacaaactcatgaataattttgtattacattttcaaatcttacatttaaaaagaaacatttttatgaaatctcaactcaaaataatttgctaattttcgtgatttttctgtattttatcaagatttgaactttaaatgcttataaaaaaaaactgcagttGACTATAGTTGACTATAGTCAcatgtgactaaggatttttaatatttttcaaatgtcattgtaacaatatagtaggagacttgtatttaattttcaagcttttttactcaacaaataaagttttattgatattcatagaaaaaaagactaatacaattggaaactgaaaatgtccgtaaagagctcaaaataagtcaaaatatttggaaaattgtatggtgtaaagaaaatgctaatataaacattcagtcaaaatttcatgtacctattataattacggccatttgcaccaaaaaccaaaatgttgttgttgcaccaaaaaccaaaatcaattttctcgaaaacagattttaattaaaaattcccgtttttccttaatttttcttttgtttttcacggcgcttttgaaaactactggaaaatttttacttttgaccccccccccccaaagtaccaactagattcactttcctatcagaaaagatactgttgaagaaaaacCAAGCACTttaactgtcctaaaaggtgatgacacacaaaaaaaataaacacacatgtaaaatcaatacattcatcgttcactcagaatctaaaatgtaccgAAATATACAGGGTGGGGCACTGAAACAGCCGattttgaaaatagattttctgactagtaattaaaataagaattctcaataatattattaatagttctAAGACAACATGCCATTTAGTAAACATGGAACAGT
This portion of the Acyrthosiphon pisum isolate AL4f chromosome A1, pea_aphid_22Mar2018_4r6ur, whole genome shotgun sequence genome encodes:
- the LOC100570321 gene encoding uncharacterized protein LOC100570321, whose product is MGVKGYSTVSDLNTKKSRLGCSVCKKIINNDTPIEHFSSKPWIEKKYLKNKVSDKKIRDFEYIKLSPSVTSRPKISECYCNRMEQTKNESFPKLICSKRFKTPYLTDVDEKWLNEIIEFRRQNWFDCHADSSIDRICVQNIIPLNIFNEHKLNCSHQNNSMSLTSIDDNELSTGNPFAYLENINAVKKHLNEHKKTTVPKFAGKKKKNSDAVYKPWIPPSSSSVHYTF
- the LOC100159465 gene encoding uncharacterized protein LOC100159465, which codes for MSEHFITQDIIECSDDENYGFKHNQMNECYPEPSEIYSLYKTLESANVTSLKLEWTCPGRRELTPDDSQVSQSSTNELCDIAESLDQSDFDFEEDISHMNLNRMDGKKELKGSAKKKTTSLDAVLSNMARHQKLDNMLDEKFDSL